GATTGCATACAAGGACTTCAGTTCGTCTCCTGCTTTGAAAAGCTCTTGGCCTTTTTGAATGGGCTTTTTACGCTCAATAATTTGGTCTAGCTGGTCAAGCTCAGACTCGTTGAGTGTAAACGGGATGCAAAGTTGGCTAATGCTACAATCTTGGCAATGAATTGCACAACTACCAGATTGAACACGTTTTGCTGCTGGCTTTTCAGAAATCATAACAACCTTTCACTGTTTGATATACATCAACATTTTATCATTGGGTATACTTTAAGGATAGCAAAAAAGATAATGAAAATGACATAAGTTTTATAGATACCTAAGTGACCTTTTAAGGTTACTTGATTATAGGCATCATATTGAGCATCCTCATCGCTCCCGCGGCAGTATACAGGGCATAGCTTATTAATATTAATGCAGAGATGTTTCTAAATATTACTGAGCGCTGAAGTTTGAGGAAATAAGAAGCACCATAGCCAACGGTTAACATCGCTGGCAAAGTACCCGCACCAAATGCAAGCATGATAAGACCACCATTAAAAGCACTGCCAGAAACCGCTGACCATGTAAGGGCTGAATAGACTAAGCCGCATGGTAACCAGCCCCAAACAAAACCAAACGGTATTGCGTGAAAAGCATGACGTAAAGGGAGAAAATGCCGTCCTATAGGCGATAAATATTTCCAAAC
This window of the Vibrio azureus genome carries:
- a CDS encoding sulfite exporter TauE/SafE family protein, whose translation is MTPDFIGAFLIGLAGAGHCMGMCGGIASMLSLGPNDNKSSLAIPLFYNIGRLSSYVFIGALIGGSLSTLVQLGGLTHPLAWLRLIASVFMILVALYIAKWWHGLIIVEKIGQHVWKYLSPIGRHFLPLRHAFHAIPFGFVWGWLPCGLVYSALTWSAVSGSAFNGGLIMLAFGAGTLPAMLTVGYGASYFLKLQRSVIFRNISALILISYALYTAAGAMRMLNMMPIIK